TAAATCCAGTAACAATGGCATCATGATCATTGCCAAATAAATGGTAATAACCCTGCAATAAGATAAAGAGAGTGGTGAGTAAAAATTAGTAAGTCCTGTTGGTTGCATCTACCACTATAAAGAACATGGTTCAAATAACATTCTAGGTTATATGCATGAAATAGCAACACACAGTCATTTATATAGATATTAAAGCATCTTACTATCATTTTTTCTTGTTATAGCAtcgtactttgaaaaatctaccaattATAGTAATATCATCAAAATACAAATAACTTTTCACTTCTATATATGGGTATAATTTTTGAAGTATAATATCCTAATAATAGAAGGAAATGAAAGTAGGAGGCTATATTGCATTAAAGCACATTGATATTTGTTGCATTTAGCCCAAACGGTTTTTCATATCAAGATATACCTCCTAATGGTAATTAGTTGGGATCCCACCCATGTTGTAATGGACAGTAGGTAAAACGGGAATTCGCTCCTTTCTAATATCAACACCAGCAAAGATGGCTGCAGTTTCAAAGATACCGGGAAATCTCTTGCTGAAAACTGATATGCCCATGGTTAAATCAGTAAAATAAACCAAGAACACTCTGATGAAAttagaaattaaagatcaaataaaGATAGTTTTCATTCATTCGAGAGGAATGGGCTCTCCAAAGAAGAACAAAGGTTCTTTACAAATAAATTCTTAGCTACCTCAACAAAAACCtacaggtatatatatatatatatatatatatatatatatatatatatatatatatatatatatatatatatatatatatatatatatatatattagacatgAATTAGGAAAAGATGCTCCAAAAGGAGTGGTCCCTCCAACAGACATGGGACAGAGATAATGCTCCCAAGATGACTAATAACAGGTAAAACCCAAAAAAGACAAAACTACCCCTGGACCCAAAACATACAATAAAATGACTCAGATAATGCAATTAAGCTAAAAGCATTCCAGGCTGAGTTGGGGCTTATCAAGAACCTCAGGTGGTAGATGACTCAAGTAAAGATACATGTCGTCCTTCATTGTTCCTATTACAAGGAAGCAAGATTAATTTAACTGAGATGTGGCTCTCTTTCCCAAATAAAAAGATtaaacacatgtttgtttataaatatattttttatttttaggttATGATTTTACTTATTGTTAGATCAATGTCAAAATTAAAATCAGAGCAAGACGACTGCTAGAAAACAGAAAAAGTACCTGTTACAACAGTTCTTTGTGAACTGTCTCTTCCAGATCTTTTGAGCTTCTTAGAATCATCCCAGCACTACGTAGCACGACGTTTCGTGTTCTTGGGTTCGTATCGCTGATGTAAAACCACATGACTGAAGAAGCTCTCTCGACCCAATAATAAACAACCCTTTCAACAGAAAAATACTCTGGAAGATGATTTATGATTGTGCCTTCAATTAGTAATTCTTTTAAACATTCTAAACTTCCAAGTTCGTTAGGCAATTTCTCAAGCACTTGATGCGAGACTCCTATACTTGTAAAGTTCTTGATGCTAAACGACACCCAATAATTCGAACTTTAACATCAACAATGGCCAAGGATTTTGCCTCAAGAGGCAACATGATTTAGTGCAGAAATCCATTCTAGCATATTGAGGGAATACTCTATCCTGTAATATATATTTACAATAAGATGAAAGAAACAACATTTGTTCATACAGCACGTTAAATTGTATGAAGAATTGTtgtatattttcaaatataagtGTTTGATTTTTGGATTCAAAATGAACTATTTCATATCAACTTCAAATTTCAATAGTTCAATTCAAAGTAAGATGATCAACAGGAAACATCGTAAGTACCTGTTACAATAGTTCTTTGTGAATTTGTTTTTCTGCTTCCGAGCTTCTCAAAATCATTCCATTTCTATGCAGCAGGAAGTTTCACATTCTGGGGGTTGTGTCTCGAATGTAAAACCACATGACTGAACAAGCCCTCTCGACCCAATAATATATAGATCTTCCAACAAAAGAATGCTCTGCGGAAGATGACTTATGCTTGTACCTTCTATATCTAGCTCTTCTAAACATTCTAAACTTCCAAGCCCCTCGGGCAATATCTCAACCTGAATACAATAGCGGAGATGGATATGTTTTAGACATTTCATCTCACAGATGCTATTCGGGATATTTTGTAACATTTCACACTTCTGTAGGTATAGCTTCTCTAAACACTTTAATTGGCCGAGATCCCAGGTAACTTCTCAAGCAATGGACAATGACAAAGTTCGAGAGACTTCAGATGTTTCAACATACAAATGCTATTTGGAAGATGCTTAATCTTTGTATATGACAAATCAAGCTTCTCTAAACATTCTATTCGGCCAAGATCCTCCGGTGACTTCTCAAGCAACAAAGAATGACTAAGTTTGAGAGATTTCAAATGTTTCAGCCTACAAATGCTATCCGGAAGATGCTTGATCTTTGTATATGACAAATCAAAACTCTCTAAACATTCTAATTGGCCAAGATCCTCGGGTAAGTTCTCAAGCAACACACAAAGATTAAGTTCGAGAGATTTCAGATGTTTCAACTTCCAAATGCTATCCCTTGGATTTAATTATCATTGTACAACaagtgagatggcaaacgggcaacaagctgtaccgctaagcctttttgtatAGCAAAGCTCaatcttttaaagactacattcATAGAACTAGGGGATATACCATTGCAATGCATAATCCGTTGTACTCTATTAAGAAGCTCTACCGCATCCggtgcgaggaaaccaaacgtatcaaacgcaaatggtatgaacacgtgttgattttccatgcacgattTCTCATGTTTGTCGACTTTGCCGGTAGCAGCTTTTAAAGCAGCCAGTCCTGCCGTGAAACCCACCACCCTCAAGCCCATGAGAGGGGATACCCCTTCTAAAggttgaccttccttctgtcgggTTAGTCAAGAAGTTTACATGTGCCTCTTTCTTAGCGGAAACTCATGCAAACTTAAATATATCGAACAAAACATCTCTGACCATATCGTGTCTGTATTTGAACCTCGGGAGTTCTTTACAGTGAACTGCATGCTCTCCAAAggagtccaaacatgccttgcgacacaCCGGACATATCTTGTTAGCTGGGATTACTggaatcatgagtcgatatttgaggatagtacgatactccataggagacatatgttggccaaTTCCATCTATAGGGATAGCAAGAAGAAAACCTTGGGCATGTGGTGCACGTAAGCACTGGAAAACCGTGTTCTGACGGGCCGTCATGTCGAGATgaacttccatatcttggacaattttacGAAAAAGGGCACTCGCCAGCGTACTCTGGGATTTAGGGGGGcggtgtctttagtagtaaaaCTGCTAAGGTCAGAATCTGGAAGCTTGTTACGAAGAGAAGCCAAGGCACCATCATAATCAGAATTCATACCATATATGCCACTATctcgtaagatgtggtcttgcaaTACCCAAGTTTGGGCCCTTGAGGCAACAAAAGCATATGAAGTAGCCTCTACTGCCAAGTATAAACCCAAACCACCAAACCTGATGGGTAAGGAAGCAATGTGCCATTGTATGTCACCAAATAAAGGGCCACCACAGACCACAATGTCCTCAATGGCCCCACGCAACCCATTGTCAAAGAATAGTGTCGTCTCCTCCATGTGAACGGGTTGACACGTCCTCAGCCCAAAGAAAAGCTTAGCAATACCCATACTAGACCGAAGCAGAAGGAGCTCACTCTGAGGGTCAGACAATTGAGGAAGAAGGCGTATCAAATTCACAGAGTTTTCGGCTCTCTTTATGGCTAAGCTGCTAATGAAACTAGCATCTCTACTAACAGCTCCCCCAAGAAGTTTCACCCCCAAATGTGGCCTCCCGATGTCAGCCGGGAATAGCCCCTCACGTAGCTTCCTACCGTCACACGAGGGCCAAAAGAGTtcggttttcttgatattcagTTGAAGGCCCAATTTTGGGCCAATCACTGTAATGATGTCCAACGCTTTGGCCACCTCCTCCGAATCTCCAATAAGTGTGCCATCATCAAGGTACCATGCATGGAGAAGAAGCTTGCAATTGTTGCTAATATTATGCAAAAGCGGGTGTAACACAAGAGCAAAGAGAAGTGGTCCCAAGGGGTCTCCTTGCTGAACCCCAGTAGTGGACCAAATATGCGTGTTGTCTAGATACAACCTTGTTGCTTGACCATAGAGGAATTCTACCCACAAGGATATAGAAGGACATCTCAATATGACCTCATGAAGCAATGCAGATCTATCGACAAGGTTAAAGGCATTAGAGAAATCCATGGTAAGCATGGAGAGAGATCCGTCATCATGGCGCTCGCCCAACACCCTATTGGCGCTAGGTAATATGGCCTCAGCACCACCCGACACCCCGACCCCGAACTAAAAATCATTGAGATATTTCGTCATTTCCTTACCAACACCTTTTATAGCCAACTTGGAAACCAAACGTCTCCATATAGTACCTACAGCAATAGGTCGTATTCCCTTTTCAGGTTTTAAGAGCGGTGTGAGAGGAGCAGAGGCAACAAATTCTGCTAAACTCGAAGGGCATCTCCCCTTAATCCAAAGATTAACCACAGATGTAATAGCACGTAGGAGGTCATTGGCTATAGCCGAACCTTCCCCACAAAGGGCATCCAAAATATGTTGAACTCTCAACCCATCTCTCCCACACGAGGTACCTTTAGGGAAGGATTTAATTCCCCCAAGGACATTGTCAACATCCACTACAAGGGGAGGTTCTAAAAATATGGTGTTGGGCATGGAAGGTGGTGGCTTGTATGGATGCTTATCCTCCAATGCCTTCGTGGTATCACCCCCAAATGGAGCAACCCCCGAAGAACATAAAACTTTCACTGCTGCTATAAAATATCCATCGACAACCTTACGAAGACATTGTCTAACATTGGTGTTGTCCGGTGTTCTTCCATCCTGAATGCACTCTTCTTTTTTGCCTTGTTGCTCCAGCCTTGCATTGTCAACTAAGTTTTTAACTAGTTTGGCGATACTGTCTTCAGTCCCCCAAGTGGCTAAAGCGCTCAAAATATTACGATGTTGCAAAGACTTCCTGTTGCCAGACCTCCTTTCTTGCCTATCCTTGGGGTTGAACACCTGAAAAGTACACCTAGGTAGAATTAACAAAGCAACCCATGCTTCAACGGACCCGGGATGAGAAACCACCTTGGAAATGGATGCTTTAAAAGCTTGAGAGAAATCCATGCGACAACTATGAGGGATGCTTTTGACGGTGGTGATAGGTAGTTTAAAAACGCGATCAAGTAGTTGAGCATCCATCACCAACCCACCGTTGAGGTCGGTTTCCGGTTTATTGGGAGTCAGCTTTAGAATGCCAACAATATGCCCGCTCATGTCATCAGCCCGGTCATTAAACTTAATCAGGCCATCCGGGTGGTGACATGAACGACTCAGGGCATGAAGCTTCATGTAATTCCCACATATCCATTGCCCAAACTCCTTCAAAGTTGCTGCCACCGCCATAAATAATCCATGGTCAGAAGTAATACCCTCCTGTAACACAGCTCTGCATTCATCTGTATGGAGGTGTAAGCTCTTGAGATGAGATATCATACATGAAATCCCTTTACTTTCAACAATACCATTTGGGCAACAGCGAAACCCCCGAAAAGGACACGACCAACTCCCGCTCTCAAAGGAAAGAGAGGACGCCATAAACACACAAATAAAGTTTATTTAAGCCTCTAGCGAGACCCGAAATTAGAAGCACTAAACCAAATGAAAATGTGACACTCCAACAAAAGGTTGGAGTGTGCACAATGAAACCCCGGGCAGAAACTCTACATCTTTTGGAATCTAAATTTGGCTACAACACTTGAAAACCTCATTtatgcattttatcaaacacttggcGGGCAGGAAAGGAAACACCTTGTTAGCATCATGAAGCCTTAAATTTTGTATGCCCAATTGCAATCTATAAGAGGGAGGCAACCAAGACACTAAATAAATGCTGAAGATGCTCAAATGATTCTTTTTATTAAGGGCGATCCTTGTAAAATATATTCACTAAAGAAAGCTCTTATTTGATTAATCTATCCTAGTTATTGAATCGACTTGAGTAAATCATAAGTTCCAGTTTAATGGTTACTTGGATTGATCTAAAAATCAATTTGGAGAAGATAATTTTTGTGTTCTTGAGTACCTTGTAACGATGAATAACAGATGGTCGATTGACGCAATCTTCAATGGTCGATTGACAGGGTCGATTGAGGAGATTTGTTGGATTTAATTATTGTGGCCTTTGGAGGATCCAACCGTGAATCTGAATCAAGACATATGTTGAAGACTTTGattcaataaaaaaaactacTAGGGAAATTGCATAATCAAAATTAAGGTCTCAAAGTTACATACATCAATCCTCAAACCAGGTTTCTCTTGTCCTTGATTAAAATAAAAAGTCTAGCGAGTAACATAGGGTTTATACATTGCCATTGTTTCATCAAATGCTATCCGGAAGATGGTTAATCGTTGTAGACAACAAAAATAACTCCTCAAGACATTCCAACTGGTCAAGGTCCTTAAGCACATCTCGAATATTGCCTTCGAGTTTAAGCTTTCTTAAACGTTGTAACCCACAAATGCTTCCAGAAAACATCTCATGGTTTGTGCAAGCGCACTTACTTAGAGAAATAAGTTTCTCGAGATTTCTAGTCAACAAAGGTCTATCTTCTTCATAAAAGCAACTAAACTCAAACTTGGGCAGACTATTGTTAGGGTGAAGTGGGCAGCTTTCTCGGGACTCCACAATCAGATGCAACACAGCTAAAGGACCAACCTCATGTGATTCATCCACACCACATAAAGTATAAtcctttatattaaaaaaaaagatcTAAACCCCAAATAACCACTTCCGTCTAGGTGGGCAAGCTTTTTTAGACATCTGATGGGAGTGTGAAGTTCTACTAAATTACAACATTCTTTAAGATCTAATGTCTCGAGATTTGGAGTCGGCCCCAGGTTAAGGGTCCTCAATTTTGAATGACTAATGTTGAGGTTTATGAGCTTTTGACGTTCACCAACCACATGAATTTCTTCCATATAATTAAAATTTTCACGATCTAAATTCTCGAGATTTGGAATTAGCCTAATGTTAAGGGTTCTTAACTTTGAATGACTAATTTTGAGGTTTTTGAGCATTTGGCATTCATCAGCCATGTGAAGTTCTTCCAAATAATTACAATTGCCAAGATCTAAATTCTCACAACTCGGAGTCTGCCCAATGTCAAGGGTCCTTAACTTTGAATGACTAAGTTTGACATTTTTGAGCTTTTGGCATTCATCAGCCATGTGAACTTCTTCCAAATAATTACAATTTCCAAGATCTAAATTCTCGAGATTCGGTGTCAGCCCAATGTCAAGGGTCTTTAACTTTGAATGACTAATGTTGAGGTTTTTTGAGCTTTTGGCATTCATTGGCCATGTGAAATTGTTCCAAATAATTACAACTTCTAAGATCTAAATCCTCGAGATTTGGTGTCAGCCCAATTTCAAGGGTCCTCAACTTTGAATTAGTGAGTTGTAGGGATTTAAGATTTAGACATCTACTGGGCATTTGAAGTTCTACCAAATTACGACATACATTAAGAATCAATGTCTCGAGATTTGAAGCCCGCCTAAGGTCAAGAGTTCTCAACCTTGAATGTGAGATGTCCACGTATATGAGCTTTTAACATCTAATGGGCATGTGAAGTTCTACCAAATTGTTACATCCTTCAAGATTCAACGTTTCGAGATTTTGAACAAGCCCAAGGTCAAGGGTACACAACCTTGAATGGTTCAAGTCAAGGAATCTCATCTTGTTAAGAACCTAATAGAAGTAGAAAAGACAGGATGAATATTGGTGTAATAACAAAACAATGCATGTAAAATATTATAATGAGTTGTGCAAAACAATCAATCAATGATATTTACCTTTCTTTCTCCTCCTTCCCAAAGTTGTATGATACAACTGTATGCCATCACAAGTGCAACAAGATTATTTGCTTGAAAAGTTTTGGGTAAAGACCTAAAAGGGTAACACTTCACACTCAGATATCGTAAAGTATCTGGAAAGTCTAGGCTGACTTTTTTAGATTTTGAATTATCGAAACGATCTTCGATTAACACCGAAAGAAATCTAAGTCCCTTCATCTTTCTAAAACCTTCTCTAAAATTATGCAAATTAAGTACATATTGCTTTAGTACCCTGTAATGCAAAACAAGTCACCATGAAACTTATGTCAGTAACAAGTGAAAATCTGTTAGTTTTCTCCAACTtacaaacaaaatttttatttaccaAATCATTGGACAGTATCTCTTCAATTTCATTGCAAACCCACAATCGGCTGTGTTTGTGAGGCTTATCCGGGTGTGAGTGACGAACAATATTCCTACCCATTTCTATAATATGGTCATGCATTTCCACAAACTCAAATTTAGAAAATGTTACGAGAGATTTTTGCTCAAGAACTCTTAAACCATTTCTAATATGAAATCCACAACTTTCAAGCGTTGTGACTACTACGTCTTTATGCAAACCTTTTAGCATGCATCCAATATCTAGGAATATTTCCTTGTAATCCTCCTCTAGACTGATATAGCTTAATTCCAACTTTTTCAAAGTTTCCATTAACGGAATCGTCTTTAATCTTTCTAGAGCATCGGTCCATTCAAGCTCGTTTTTACCACAAAGAAACGAGCTCAAAACTCTAAGAGTTAACAGAAGACCAGAAGCATAATGTACAACTTGTATGGATAGCTCTTTGTGCCCTTCAATTGGATTATCTCTCCCAAATGCGTACCTACCAAAGAGGCAAATTGCTTCCTTGTCTGATAACAGACTGACATCATGAATGAACTTAACCCAGTGCGCTACGAGCACTTGCTCATCTCTTGTTGTAATGATAATTCTACTTCCAGGCTTCAACCAATTAGGCTCACCGGCTAACGCCTCAAGCTGGTCTATATGATCCACATCATCCAAAACAACAAGAACCTTCCTATCATGCATCACCCTCTTCATCATGTGTTCCCATCATAAACACTACTTACTTTGATGTCTTTATCATTTAAGACATCCCGAAGGACTTGTTTTTGCAAAGACTTTAAACCGGACAAAGAAGCATTTGAAACTTCCCTGAAATTCTCCACAAAGCTTTTACCTTCAAACTGAGAGGAAATTtgatcaaaaacatcaaaatgagaGGAAATTTGATCAAAAACAGCTCTGGCTAAAGTTGTCTTCCCACCACCTCCCATTCCCTTTATCCCAATCATGAGAACATCATCAAAACCGGTTCCTAAAGACGATACAACTTCTTTGACCCGAGACTCCATTCCTACCAACTTTTCATCAATGTTGAAATCATAGTCACAGGAGTCGCTCATGTGGTCACGTACCACGTTTTGAACGTTCCGTACCCAAACAGGGTACAGAGTCGATCCCAACGCCATGCGAAACGCTCTCTGGTATTGCTCCTTGGCGATACGAGCAATCAACCCGTACGATGATGGGAACCTGTTTCTATTGAATTGGATTGCAGCAATTCGACGATTAGGTCGGTGACCGTAAAAAAAATCGGCGATTGGATCACCGATTTGGCGGGAATAGTGATGTCGATTCAAAAAAGTAACGATTCAGAAAAAAATGCTTCGACAATTGGTTTGATTCCTCGATACCAGGTACGATTTGGTTATTAAATCAAGACCCTGTCACCataaacttcatcttcttcagtTAGATGATTCTTGCATTCCACTGTAACATCGACTTCCATTAATACACTTGCTGATTAGCATTTCgtctcttcttctcttctattgtTATTCTATTAGTTATTGAGAATGGTTTTTGGCAATGGTAAGGCTAGCATTCATGTATCAGATAGTGAAACAGAACCACAAGAAAATTTTGTTGGCATTGGTGAGAACAATGACATAACAGTAGGTGCATCAGGAAGCAAAAAAAAGTGATAAAGAAGCTGGAAAACCTCTTTTAGAAGAAGTGACTATGGTTGGTTCGGGTACTAGTAAGAATGCTGGTGGATCAAAGCAATGGATTTTTAACCATTTCAAAGTGAAATATAAAAGCTCATACACTAGGATTCATACACATTTCTTTGGTGCTTAAGCTGGGAAGACGGCATACATTAGAAGATGTCCAACTATGATTCAAGATCCGTCCAAGGTACAACGAATTTTTAGCAAGGTGAAAGAAGTTGAGAGCGGTGGTGTGTCAAGAACTCTAAAAAATTCAATCCTTTCAAAAAAAATTCAGCATCAAAAAAACGACTTGAGGAAGCTTTTGGTGTCATGGAGCGAAATATGGTGGACATCAAAATCATGAGAGGCTTGTATGCTAATGGTATCCCATTCAATGTCTTGCGGAATCCTCAATTCATTGAAATGATACAAGACATCAAGAAGTCACCGGATGGATACAAACCTCCATCTAGTGAAAAAGCAAGAACCGTCTTACTAGATGAGTGTGTGAGAGATATTGATAAAGAACTAATATCGGTGAAAGATATTTGGTACACTCAAGGTTTTTCAATTATTTCGGATGTATGTTCTAATGTCAAACACAAGCTGTAGCACCTGGtccctggtacgtaaatcttatctgagtattttccttcttttaagccttggactcggcgagtcataggtccgactcgccgagtagggacgggacccgggacatgtttaagttggcgactcggcgagtcaccgctgttggatgaaaccctaagtttcaggggtttgcaccctatttaaacaacatatccgcccccaagccagcccccattcaccccccaGAGCTTCCAACCCTCGCTCTAAGCTGttcattgagagtttgaagcaattgttgtgtgttcttgaaggttttgaggcaaaagggaagtagatcaataggaagggaaggaatccaagcatctttgtgctctctcagtagttcctttgaggtataacccgttttccccctgtttctatgcttgttGCTTCATTTGAGACATTCTTGAGCCAtacccaagcttgtatgtgctaAGTATTTCGTATTAAGCTGtttggcccttagatctaggcatgattgagctccaagaGCTCAGATCTGTAGCCTTTATGGACCCTCACTGCATGAAGACCttggatctaccattttgagtacattttgaaccctaaaacccatataagtgaatatctacacgtaaagttggaaactttacgtgtgattcgtgtcccaagagtccagatctgtgaatgacatggactggaatcgagcaaatctgtgtactTAGtgagtgcatggcaacgactcggcgagtcgttcatgtgactcggtgagtctgctcgcgagtctccgagttgtcccctttttgcagtgtcgagtgtgagcagtgagtcacagggtgtgactcggtgagttggaagctgaactcacccatggaaggactcggcgagtcattgcctgactcggcgagtccaaggcaatcttcatagatcaagaacagactcggcgagttgttcatacaactcggcgagtctaagcatgagtgttcatcggatgaagatgaactcggcgagttgttcatacaactcggggaGTCTAAGCatgagtgttcatcggatgaagatgaactcggcgagttgttcatacaactcggcgagtctaagcatgagtgttcatcggatgaagatgaactcggcgagttgttcatacaactcggcgagtaggatgaaggacttgaacctcaggtttagaaggagaactcgtcgagtcagcgcccaactcgacgagtagggacgggattcagGTCGGACgatttgctagggactcggcgagttggcaagccaactcggcgagtcgagtcaactgaaagttgactctgaccttGTTTTATGACAtgagcaggggtaaaatggtcattttacccaaaggacagttagcagtgattgattgagtatgttgtgggaattgcagccggaggatttccggaacaacagcagcagtaggcagccagttcccgatcagatcagcagctactttgaggtgagttaccttccagtagtggtgggtctacggccaaaaTGTCGGCCCGccagtaggagttgttgttagatgattatctttgtgatatcatcttggtttgctactacctgatatgttatgtgctagcatgatctgtCTTGTGTGATAGTAtagagatcggttgttaggaccgaagggtagtgcagacaccccagaaatgtctgacagtatatgatgatatgtttgcatgctggcttgacatgttatatgcgatagaggtagtaggaggggactagtccccgaggatcggttgtcaggaccgacgggtagtcagcaccccagattggcttgacacgggtaggacggcaccccagaatggccgcatgggtagtcggcgccccagaatggccgtaccgggtagttaggcaccccagaatagcctgacagtctttgtgttatgtgtttgcatggtatgtggtaggttgggggaaactcactaagctttgtgcttatgtttttcagatgttgtttcaggtacttcctcagctaagggaaaggagcaggcgcggtagcggctcatcacacacGCACTCCTTAATTTCCGCATTtatgggattgatactctgatattttgattgttaTCTGTTATGGATTTTTAAACCTGGTTGTCAATGTGAAATGGTTTatctaatcaatgttttaattgttaatGATTTCTAAAgttatgttttaaaaacgaaatttttagacgTGATAATTTGGTCGTTACACAAGCCACTTCTCAATGTTGTTGCCGTCAATGCTCGTGGTGCGGTGTTTATGTATGCGGACGATTATTCGGGGGTCGAGAAAACGGGAGTGGCGATTTCCAAGTTTCTAAGAGGAGCAATTGAAGCTGTTGGTCCAAGTAATGTCTTACAAATGGTGACGGACAACGCGGCTAATTGCAAAGCCACCGGATGTGAGATCGAAAAGGTATTCAAACATATCTTTTTTCACCTTGTTGTGTTCATAGTTTAAACTTGATTTTTAAAGATATGTCACAAAAATTTTATTGCATGAGTGATACCTATAGGAGGGGTAAAGCAATTG
The genomic region above belongs to Lactuca sativa cultivar Salinas chromosome 4, Lsat_Salinas_v11, whole genome shotgun sequence and contains:
- the LOC128133685 gene encoding uncharacterized protein LOC128133685 — translated: MDFSNAFNLVDRSALLHEVILRCPSISLWVEFLYGQATRLYLDNTHIWSTTGVQQGDPLGPLLFALVLHPLLHNISNNCKLLLHAWYLDDGTLIGDSEEVAKALDIITVIGPKLGLQLNIKKTELFWPSCDGRKLREGLFPADIGRPHLGVKLLGGAVSRDASFISSLAIKRAENSVNLIRLLPQLSDPQSELLLLRSSMGIAKLFFGLRTCQPVHMEETTLFFDNGLRGAIEDIVVCGGPLFGDIQWHIASLPIRFGGLGLYLAVEATSYAFVASRAQTWVLQDHILRDSGIYGMNSDYDGALASLRNKLPDSDLSSFTTKDTAPLNPRVRWRVPFFVKLSKIWKFIST